In the genome of Actinobacillus lignieresii, the window GTAAAGAACGGTACGCCCGCTTCACCGGCAATCGCTTTCGCTAATAACGTTTTACCCGTACCCGGAGGACCGACCATCAAAATACCTTTTGGAATACGTCCGCCCAATTTTTGGAATTTACTCGGGTCTTTTAAGAAGTCCACCACTTCACCGACTTCTTCTTTGGCTTCATCACAGCCCGCAACATCGGTAAAACGTGTTTTAACCTGCTCCGCCGTCAGCATTTTTGCTTTGCTTTTACCAAAGCTCATTGCGCCGCGACCGCCACCACCTTGCATTTGGCGCATATAGAACAACCAAAAACCGATGAGCATTAACATCGGGAACCATGAAATTAAGATTTGAGAAAGCAAACCGCGACGTTCTTTCGGCTGACCAGTCACCGTCGCATTTGTTTTCGCTAAATCCGCCAATAAATATTCATCGTACATCGGCATCACGGTTTGATATTGCGTACCATCATTTTTGGTAACGGAAATGGTTTCATCGTTACGTTTGAAATCCACTTCTTTAAGGTTATTCGATTTAATATCGTTCAAGAAAGTTGAATAAGCAACCGTATTGTTGTTACCAAAATTTGAATTAAAGCCTTCAAAAGCAGTCATCAGCACAATAGCTACCACTACCCAAAGGACAATATTTTTAACCATATCGTTCAAGGTTAAGTTCCTCTTTTAGAATAAAAAATTCGTTATCTTAATTTCACACAAGCGGTTGAATTTTGCCAAAAATTCGCAATTTTTAACCGCTTATCAACCTTTATATCCCGTTGCGACAATATAAACTTCTCTTGAACGATCACGAGAAGCTTCAGGCTTACGTACTTTTACCGTACTAAACATTGCACGAATATCTCTTAAATACTCATCAAAACCTTCGCCTTGGAACACTTTGACGACAAAACTGCCTTTAGGTGCAAGTACCTGACGACACATATCTAAAGCCAGTTCTACTAAATACATTGCTCGCGGAATATCGACCGACGGCATACCGCTGAAATTCGGCGCCATATCCGACATTACCACATCCACCATATCATCACCGACACGCTCTAACAGCGCATTCAACACCGATTCTTCTCGGAAATCGCCTTGTAGAAAGTCCACCCCGACAATCGGGTTCATATCTAAAATATCGCAAGCGATAATTCGACCTTTACTGCCGATTTGTGTTACCGCATATTGTGACCAACCGCCCGGTGCCGCACCTAAATCCACTACGGTCATGCCCGGCTTGAACAAGCGATCGGTTTGTTGAATTTCATCCAATTTAAAATAAGCGCGAGAACGCAACTTTTGTTTGTGTGCTTTCTGTACGAACTGGTCTTTAAAATGCTCCGCCAACCAGCGAGAGGAACTGGCACTTCTTTTTCTGCCCATTCTCTAATAATCTCTTCTCTAATGTAGCTAAAAAATATAGTTTATCATAATAAGGACAATTTAGCTCAATTCAAGAGAGAAAAGCTATCGGAAAGTTAAATTTTTGTAATAAACAAAAATATTCATCAAAATTTCAGCAAAAAGCAATCGTTTGCCAAAATTCAAATTTACAAAAAAAGGAAACCTCTGTATAATCCGCTCGCAATTTTTCCCATACCTATTTTTTTATTTGAATCTCAAAGGAACTATTGCAATGCTACGTATCAAACAAGAAGCCCTCACATTTGATGATGTTCTTCTAGTCCCTGCACACTCTACCGTGCTTCCAAATACAGCTGATCTTTCAACTCAACTTACTAAAGAAATTCGCCTTAATATCCCAATGCTTTCTGCGGCGATGGATACCGTTACCGAAACTAAATTAGCCATTTCTTTAGCACAAGAAGGCGGTATCGGTTTTATCCATAAAAATATGTCGATCGAACGCCAAGCGGATCGTGTGCGTAAAGTGAAGAAATTCGAAAGCGGTATCGTTTCCGAGCCGGTAACGGTTTCTCCGGATCTTACGCTTGCCGAGCTTGCGGAATTAGTTAAGAAAAACGGTTTTGCCGGCTATCCGGTAGTGGACGGTGAAAATAATCTGATTGGTATTATTACCGGACGTGATACACGTTTTGTAAGAGATTTAACTAAAACGGTTGCTAAAGTAATGACGCCTAAAGAACGTTTAGTCACGGTAAAAGAAAGTGCTAATCGTGAAGAAATCCTTGAATTAATGCATCAACATCGCGTTGAAAAAGTATTAATGGTTGATGATAACTTCAAACTAAAAGGTATGATCACCGTTAAAGACTTCCAAAAAGCGGAACAAAAACCGAATGCGTGTAAAG includes:
- the rlmE gene encoding 23S rRNA (uridine(2552)-2'-O)-methyltransferase RlmE, with the protein product MGRKRSASSSRWLAEHFKDQFVQKAHKQKLRSRAYFKLDEIQQTDRLFKPGMTVVDLGAAPGGWSQYAVTQIGSKGRIIACDILDMNPIVGVDFLQGDFREESVLNALLERVGDDMVDVVMSDMAPNFSGMPSVDIPRAMYLVELALDMCRQVLAPKGSFVVKVFQGEGFDEYLRDIRAMFSTVKVRKPEASRDRSREVYIVATGYKG